The following is a genomic window from Streptomyces chrestomyceticus JCM 4735.
GGTGGTGCGGTGTACAGAGGGCCACAGGGCGCACGGGCGCGTCGCGCGTACTACGGGCGCGGTACGTGCGGCGGCGGCCGTACTGCCGGAGGAGGTGTACGGGTTCGCCCCGGCGGCTCGGTGGCCCGCGGCGGAACGTCCTTAGGATTCACCGTATGACTTTCCGACTCCGCGGACGACGGCTGTACGCGACGGCGGCCGTGCTGGCCGTACTTGCCGGGTCAGGCACGTGGGCGGCCGTGGCCGCGGACGACCCGCCCGCCGTGCACCGGGAGGACCGGACGTTCGCCATGCCCGAGAGCGCCGGGGGCGCCGACGGGAGCGGTGGCGGGGATAGCGGCAAGGGGACCGGCGGGGGCGAGACGGGCGGTTCCGGGGAGGGCAAGGTCCGTATCGACGCGTCCTTCTTCACCGCGGGCGGTACCGGCCGCCGTCCCGCCGTCCTCCTCGGGCACGGCTTCGGCGGCAGCAAGGAGTCGGTACGCGGCCAGGCCGAGCAGCTCGCGCGGGACGGGTACGCCGTGCTGACCTGGTCGGCGCGCGGCTTCGGCAGGTCCACCGGAAAGATCGGGCTCAACGACCCGGACCGGGAGGTGGCCGACGTCCGCCGGCTGGTCGACTGGCTGGCGAAGCGTCCCGAGGTACGGCTCGACGGCGCGGGCGACCCACGGGTCGGCGTGGCCGGAGGCTCGTACGGAGGAGCGATCGCGCTGCTGGCGGCGGGCTACGACAAGCGTGTCGACGCGATCGCCCCGCAGATCACGTACTGGAACCTGGCCGACGCGCTCTTTCCCAACGGCGTCTTCAAGAAGCTGTGGGCCGGGATGTTTTTCTCCACGGGGTCGGTCGGTGCGGCCGAGGGGAGTGAGGGATCTGGGGCGGCTGGGACGACGGGGGGCTCGGGAGGCGGCAGCGGCGGTGGTGCCGGTGGCGATGCGGGTACCGGTGCCGGCTCAGGTTCCGGTGCCGGATCGGGCGCCGGTGGCAGTGGGAAGTCAGCCGAGGAAGCCGCGCCCCCGCCTCAGGACAGCACCGACGGATGCGGCCGGTTCGAGCGGCAGTTGTGCGAGATGTACGAGCGGGTCGCCGTCTCCGGCAAGCCCGACGCCGCCGCCCGCGCACTCCTCGCAGCACGCAGCCCCTCCGCCGTCGCGGACCGGATCAAGGTTCCGACGCTCCTGATGCAGGGCAGAACCGATTCACTCTTCCCGCTCGGCCAGGCCGACGCGATGTACCGGGCACTCCGCGAGAACGGCGCCCCCGTCTCCGTCGACTGGCTCGCCGGCGGACACGACGGCGGCGACCGCGAGACCGGCCGTCTCGCCGACCGTACGAAGGCGTGGTTCGACCGCTATCTGAAGGACGAGAGGGACGCCGACACCGGGCCTGCGTTCCGCGTCAGCCGCGGCGGGGCGGTGGACTCCACCAACGGCGCCGCCCGGCTGCGCGGCGCGAGCGGCGACCGCTACCCCGGCCTGGACAACGATCCGCAGCCCGTCCGCCTGACCGGCCGCGAACAGCGGTTCGCCAATCCGGCCGGGGCGAGCCCGCCGTCCATCTCCACGGTGCCCGGCGTCGGCGCGCTCAACAGCCTCTCCAGTGTCGGCGCCGGTCTCTCCCTCGACTCCCCGGGCCAGTACGCCCGTTTCGAGTCGCAGCCGCTCCGGGACCCGCTACGCGTCACCGGCGCGCCGACCGCCCGCGTACGCATCGGTTCCACCAGCGACGACGCGGTGCTCTTCGCCAAGGTGTACGACATCGGGCCGAACGGCAGCAGCCGGCCGGTGCTGCCCGCCGGGCTCGCCGAGCCGTACCGCATCACCGGCGCCAAAGCCGGCAAGAGCGTCGAACTGCGGATGCCGGCCATCGACCATGAGTTCGCGGCCGGACACCGGCTGCGCCTGGTGCTCTCCTCGACGGACCTCGCGTACGCCTCGCCCGCCGAGCCCGCCACATACACCGCCTCGCTCGAAGGCGGAAGCGGCGAAGGCGGGAGCGGCGAAGGCAGCGGCGTCCTGAACGTGCCGACCGCGCCCGCCGTCAAGAGTGCGGCGGCCCCGCTGCCTGCGTGGACCTGGGCGCTGCCCGCCGCGGGCGCGGTCGTCGCCGTACTGCTCCTGCTCGTAGGGCGGCGACGGGCCGCGGCCGGCGCACCCGACCCGGACCTGGCGGACGTACCGCTGCAGATCACCGGCCTGAGCAAGCGGTACGCCAAGTCCGCCGACCGCTACGCCGTACGGGACCTCTCCTTCCGCGTCGAGAAGGGCCAGGTGCTCGGGCTGCTCGGGCCGAACGGCGCGGGCAAGACCACCACCTTGCGGATGCTCATGGGCCTGATCGGGCCGGACGCCGGGGAGATCCGGGTCTTCGGGCACGCGATCCGGCCCGGCGCGCCGGTGCTGTCGCGGGTCGGCGCGTTCGTCGAGGGCGCCGGTTTCCTGCCGCATTTGTCCGGACGCGCCAATCTGGACCTGTACTGGCAGGCCACCGGGCGCCCGGCCGAGGACGCGCACATCGACGAGGCGCTGGAGATCGCCGGGCTGGGCGACGCGTTGCAGCGCGCGGTACGCACGTACTCCCAGGGGATGCGGCAGCGCCTGGCCATCGCCCAGGCCATGCTGGGCCTTCCGGACCTGCTCATCCTGGACGAACCGACCAACGGGCTAGACCCGCCGCAGATCCGCGAGATGCGGGACGTGATGATCCGGTACGCGGCCGGTGGTCGCACCGTGATCGTCTCCAGTCATCTGCTGGCCGAGGTCGAGCAGACCTGTACGCATCTGGTCGTCATGGACCGTGGCCAGCTCGTCCAGGCGGGGCCCGTCGCCGACATCGTCGGTACCGGCGACACCCTGCTCGTCGGTGTGGAGGGCGGCGAACCGCTGTCCGACGTCCTCCTGGACAAGGTGGCCGCGCTGCCCGGCATCGCGGCGGCCGTCCGGGCCGACGAGGGCATGCTCGTCACGCTCGACGGCACGACGAGCACCTCGCGCCTGCTGCCCGAACTGCTCCGGCTGGAGATCCCGGTGGCCCGCATCGGCCCCCACCGGCGCCTGGAAGACGCCTTCCTCACCATGATCGGAGGTGACCGGTGACCCCCGTCACCGAGCCCGGCAACGACGGGCAGCCCGCGCGCTCCGGTGGAACCGCGCCCTCCGGCGGGCCCACGCTCGCCGACGAGCCCGCGCGCGCCAGTGGTTCCACGCTCTCCGGCGGGCCCGCGGGCTCGTCCGTGTCCGGCGCGCCGCACGCTCCCGGTTACCGTCCGCGCCGGACCCTGCCGCTGCGCGTCGAGGCGATGCGGCAGCTCAGACGGCGCCGCACGCTGGTCATCGGCGCGATCCTGGCGGTACTGCCGTTCGTCCTGGTCGCGGCCTTCGCGATCGGCGGCGAACCGGGCGGCCGCAACAACCGGATCACCCTGATGGACACCGCGACCGCCTCCGGCGCCAACTTCACCGCGACCGTCCTGTTCGTCTCGGCGGGCTTTCTGCTCGTCGTCCCCGTGGCGCTGTTCTGCGGGGACACGGTCGCCTCCGAGGCGAGCTGGTCCTCGCTGCGCTATCTGCTCGCGGCGCCCGTCCCGCGCACCCGGCTGCTGCTGAGCAAACTCACCGTCGCCCTGGTCTTCAGTGCGGCGGCGATGGTGCTGCTGCCGCTGGTCGCCCTCGGCGTCGGAACCGCCGCGTACGGATGGGGACCGCTGCAACTGCCGACCGGAGGCGCGCTCGCCGCCGGTGACGCGCTGCCCCGCCTCGCGCTCGCCGTCGCGTACATCTTCGTCAGCCAGCTCGTCACGGCGGCCCTCGCCTTCTGGCTCTCCACGGTGACGGACGCGCCGCTGGGCGCGGTCGGCGGCGCGGTCGGCCTGACCATCGTCGGCAATGTGCTGGACCAGGTCACCGCCCTGGACCAGTGGCGCGACTTCCTGCCGGCGCACTGGCAGTTCGCCTGGGCCGACGCGCTCCAGCCGCAGCTCGACGGTACGGGCATGCTCCAGGGGGCGTCGGTCTCCGTGGCGTACGCGCTGGTGCTGTTCGCGCTGGCGTTCCGGGGGTTCGGGAAGAAGGACATCGTGTCGTAGCGGGCGGGGGCTGGACGGCTCGTTGCTCCAGTCGGGTGGTGGACGGGAAAGCCCGCAACCATCCCGGGCTCCCGGCTGTCTCAGTCGGTGAAGACCGGCAATGCGCACATAGGACAGAAGTCGGAAGTCGAGGACATCTCATGCCCCGTCACGCTTCGCGCACCACCGCCACCGGCACTGCCACCGGTGCGGCCTCCAGCACCGCCCCTGCCGCTACCGCCACTGTCATCGCCATCGCGACCGCCGTGGCCCTCACCCTTACCGTGGCGCCCGCCGCCTCCGCCACTCCTGCGGCCGCCACCCCGGCCGCTTCCGCCCAGGACGCTTCCGTACAGCAGCAGTCCCGGGCGGACCTGCGTACCGACCCGAACGGCCGCTACACCGCCGAAGAGATCCGCCGCTTCCTGGTCTCCTTCTACGGAAAGCACGGCCCCAGCGCCTGGGCGCGCGAACACCAGGTCTCCGCCGAGCTCAAGAAGAAGGCAGCCGAGACGCCCGACTACGACCTGCTGCTGTGCGCTCAGAACACACCGCGCGACATCTCCGTGGGCAAGGTCACCACCGCCCAGTCCGCACGCGTCGGCTGGGCGACCATCACCACGTACTGGAGCGGGAACCGCAGGGAGAACTTCACCGCGTACGTGGACCTGGACGCTAAGCAGCCCATCGCCTTGCTGGACGTGGCCTGCTCGGTGTGAGAAGCGGCTGAGGCGCGGCCCCGGGGCGCGAGGGCGGGGCGCGAGGAGGAGGGGACGCGATGCCGTGGGTCGGACGGGACCTGTGCGTGGGGAGGGGCGGACGTTACTCCGCCGGCCCCTGCATATGGGCGCTGACCCACTGCATCGTGCCTTCGCCCATGCCCTTCACATAGGTGTCGGCGCCGTGCATACCGCCGGCCACCGTCTGCAGCCGCGTCTTGACCGGGCCGCGTCCGTAGCGCGCGATGAACTTCCTGACCTTCGGCACGACCGTGGCTTCCTTGGAGCCGTCCTGGAAGGCCAGATAGACGTCGGGCCCGCCCTTGGCGATCAGCCGCTGGGCCAGGACCTCGGGGTTGTTCTCCCGCTCCTCCTTGGCGTGCCCGCGCCACAGCGGTGAGTCCGGCACGATGTCCGGGCCGCTCGGTATCGCGGCCTTGAACGTCTCCGGGTGCTGCAGGACGTTCTTCAGCGCGGCGAAACCGCCGGACGAGGAACCCATGATCGCCCAGCCGTCCCGGCCCTTGAGCGTACGGAAGTTCTGCCGGACGAAGTCGGGCACGTCCTCGTTCAGCCAGGTGCCCATCTTCGGCTGGCCGGGTATGTCGCTGGCGTCGTAGTACTGCTTGGCGTTGGGGTTGAGCACCGGCATCACGACGATGAAGGGCAGGCTCTTGCCCTCCTTCGACCACTGCGCCAGATTCTCCTCCAGCTTCAGGTCGCCGCCGATCCAGTAATTGACCGGGTAGCCCTCGGCGCCGGGCAGCGCCATCAGGACCGGGAACCCCTTGTCCGCGTTCTTCTTCTCGTAGTACTCCGGCGGCGCCCATACCCACACCTTCCCGGTGAACCCGGACTTCGGGCCGTGGTATGTGGCCACCCCGATCGGGGTGTCGTCCCCGGCGCCGCCGACCTTGCGCTGCTCCTTGAAGCTGATCGGGTCGGTCGGCATCTGGGCGAGCGACGCCCGGCCCGGCCGCTCGGCGCCGTGCGAACCGGACCCCTGGGCGTCACCGAACCGCACCGGGGTGTCGTCGGATCCGCCCGAGCTGCAGCCGGCGGTGGCGGCGAGAGCGGCCAGGGTGGTCAGGACGACCACTGGGGGGAGAAGGGTCTTGCGCACGGGGAATTCTCCTTGCTGAGCGGGCCGGAGGGCGTCCGGCTGACGAGCAAGAGGGTGCGGCCGGCACCGGGGTTTCCCTTCCCGGCGGTCGTGTTGCCCACGCGGATCGGGACCGTCGGCGAGACACGTCTGTGACCTGCGCGGTTTACCCGCCACAGAAACCGCCTTTACGGTGATTTTCTCGGCGAATCGTCGGGCGGGGCGCTGATGCGGGCGGTCGGCCCGGCCCCTGCGTCAACCCGTCCGAGTTCCCGCCGCAACCCGTCCACAAACCGGCCCAGATCATTCCGTTTCGGCGCTTCCGAGTACGTATTCTCGGGGGCATGACCTGGTCGCGAGCGCTGAAGAAGACCGCCCGCTCCGGGCTGACCATCGAGAAGGCCAAGCTCACCCCGCTGATCGCGATCCGCGGCTCGGTCGGTGTCGCGATCGTCATCGGCCTGTGCCTCTATCTCGGCAACCCGGCCCTCGCGGTCTCGTCGGCCTTCGGCGCGTTCGCCGCCGGCATCGCCACCTTCCAGCGCAGTTGGCGGCCCCGGCCCGTACTGGCCCTCGCGGTCGCGGGCGGCCTCTCCGTCTCCACCTTCCTCGGCTACCTGGCCGCCTCGCACATCGTCGGCTTCCTGGTCCTGCTCTCCCTGTGGACCTTCCTGGCCGGCCTGGCCTGGTCGGTCGGGCCGGTGTCCGGACTGGTCGGCACCCAGACCGTCTCGGTCATGCTCGTCACCGTCACGCTGCCGACCTCGATCCTCGGCGCCCTGGAGCACGCGGCCATCATCGCGTTCGGCGGGTTCGTCCAGGCCGCGCTGATCGTGCTCTTTCCCGTACGGCCATGGGGTGTGCAGCGCGACGCGCTCGCCGACGCGCTGGCCGCCGAAGCGGACTACGCGCGCCGGCTGCGGCACGACCCGGTGGCCCCCTTCGACCCGCAGCCCCTGATGGACGCGCGCCTCGCCTCCGCCGTGACCCCGCGTCAGGCCAAGCGCCGTCCCGTCCAACTGCACGGCCCCCGGGCGCTGGCCGAGCAGGTCAGGCCGGTGCTGGCGTCGCTCGCCGACCCGGTCGTCGGCGCGCCCGTGGAAGGGCCCGAACGCGACCGGGCGCGCGAACTGCTCGGCGCGGCCGCCACCGTGCTGGACGCCGTCGCCACCGCCATCCGGCGCGGCAAGCCCGTACGCCTGCCGCCCGAGGCGATGGCCACCCTCGAAATGCCGCAGGACGGTGACGGGCCGCGGCTGACCGGTGCCGCCCGCCGCTCCGCGCTGCGGCTGATCTCGCTGCTCGCCGACGCCGTGGAGTTCACCGACGAGCCCGTCCAG
Proteins encoded in this region:
- a CDS encoding alpha/beta fold hydrolase, encoding MTFRLRGRRLYATAAVLAVLAGSGTWAAVAADDPPAVHREDRTFAMPESAGGADGSGGGDSGKGTGGGETGGSGEGKVRIDASFFTAGGTGRRPAVLLGHGFGGSKESVRGQAEQLARDGYAVLTWSARGFGRSTGKIGLNDPDREVADVRRLVDWLAKRPEVRLDGAGDPRVGVAGGSYGGAIALLAAGYDKRVDAIAPQITYWNLADALFPNGVFKKLWAGMFFSTGSVGAAEGSEGSGAAGTTGGSGGGSGGGAGGDAGTGAGSGSGAGSGAGGSGKSAEEAAPPPQDSTDGCGRFERQLCEMYERVAVSGKPDAAARALLAARSPSAVADRIKVPTLLMQGRTDSLFPLGQADAMYRALRENGAPVSVDWLAGGHDGGDRETGRLADRTKAWFDRYLKDERDADTGPAFRVSRGGAVDSTNGAARLRGASGDRYPGLDNDPQPVRLTGREQRFANPAGASPPSISTVPGVGALNSLSSVGAGLSLDSPGQYARFESQPLRDPLRVTGAPTARVRIGSTSDDAVLFAKVYDIGPNGSSRPVLPAGLAEPYRITGAKAGKSVELRMPAIDHEFAAGHRLRLVLSSTDLAYASPAEPATYTASLEGGSGEGGSGEGSGVLNVPTAPAVKSAAAPLPAWTWALPAAGAVVAVLLLLVGRRRAAAGAPDPDLADVPLQITGLSKRYAKSADRYAVRDLSFRVEKGQVLGLLGPNGAGKTTTLRMLMGLIGPDAGEIRVFGHAIRPGAPVLSRVGAFVEGAGFLPHLSGRANLDLYWQATGRPAEDAHIDEALEIAGLGDALQRAVRTYSQGMRQRLAIAQAMLGLPDLLILDEPTNGLDPPQIREMRDVMIRYAAGGRTVIVSSHLLAEVEQTCTHLVVMDRGQLVQAGPVADIVGTGDTLLVGVEGGEPLSDVLLDKVAALPGIAAAVRADEGMLVTLDGTTSTSRLLPELLRLEIPVARIGPHRRLEDAFLTMIGGDR
- a CDS encoding ABC transporter permease gives rise to the protein MRQLRRRRTLVIGAILAVLPFVLVAAFAIGGEPGGRNNRITLMDTATASGANFTATVLFVSAGFLLVVPVALFCGDTVASEASWSSLRYLLAAPVPRTRLLLSKLTVALVFSAAAMVLLPLVALGVGTAAYGWGPLQLPTGGALAAGDALPRLALAVAYIFVSQLVTAALAFWLSTVTDAPLGAVGGAVGLTIVGNVLDQVTALDQWRDFLPAHWQFAWADALQPQLDGTGMLQGASVSVAYALVLFALAFRGFGKKDIVS
- a CDS encoding alpha/beta hydrolase is translated as MRKTLLPPVVVLTTLAALAATAGCSSGGSDDTPVRFGDAQGSGSHGAERPGRASLAQMPTDPISFKEQRKVGGAGDDTPIGVATYHGPKSGFTGKVWVWAPPEYYEKKNADKGFPVLMALPGAEGYPVNYWIGGDLKLEENLAQWSKEGKSLPFIVVMPVLNPNAKQYYDASDIPGQPKMGTWLNEDVPDFVRQNFRTLKGRDGWAIMGSSSGGFAALKNVLQHPETFKAAIPSGPDIVPDSPLWRGHAKEERENNPEVLAQRLIAKGGPDVYLAFQDGSKEATVVPKVRKFIARYGRGPVKTRLQTVAGGMHGADTYVKGMGEGTMQWVSAHMQGPAE